From the genome of Candidatus Manganitrophaceae bacterium:
CTCCGATTTGAAGCAACTGACCGCACACCTCAATAACGAGATTGAGGATTTAAAGGACAAAATGCGGGAGTTGGCACGAACCGATCCTTCCTGGCGTTTTGAGGGTAAAGATCGCGGCGAGCTCGCCTCGGGCATCCTCTCGGATCTTGTGGTGGGGGAGAGAGAGCTGTTATTGATCCTCGGTAAGATTGAAATGAAACTTGGGCAATATCAGACCTGGGGCCGATCCCGGACGCGCAACCGGCAGCCGTCCTACTCTAAATGAGGCCGATTCGACAGGGATCTCCTATCCCCGTCGGAGGCTGATCTCCAAAGGTCGATTCGGTTCTCGATCCTCTTCCTCTCGGCAAATGAAATTATCTGACGGCTGATGAAGTCATTTCTGTTAAAGTCTCGACGTATCGATAGAGGATTGGGTGATTGCGCTTCATCTCATCAAAGCGGATTCCGATCCCAAAATCTCCTCTGCGCTGCAGAGGGCCGACCCAGACAATCTCGCCTTCAATCAATTCTGTGAGCGTATGATAGCCGTTCAGCAGTGAAAGCCGTACCGAGACGAGGTCTCCTCTTCGGAAGAGCTTCCTCCGATAGCAAATTCCAATTCCGTGTGTTGAGATGTCTCTGATGAGGGCTCGGATCTCTTCCGAGCGTTCTTGAAGGGTCAGGCGGGCGATGGAGGTGATTGGAATTCTTTGATGCGTTCTTCTCTCTTCCATAGGAGACTTTCACAGTATGAAATGGAGCGCTTCTCGCTTCTATGGAAGACTAAGGTAGCAGGGATTTTATCTTTGTCAATGACGGTAGGATTCAGAAAGAAAGATGCGTTGAGCGTCCGTATTTTTCCGGCAGGCCCACCACGAGGTGGAAGAAGAGAAGGCGAGAGGACAAAGGATCCTTCGGCCGCGACCATGAGCGCTCCCCCGCCGAAATCTCCGCCGCCGCAATGCACGCTCTCTTCTGGACGGCGGTTCTCAATGGGATCCTCCCCCCTCTCTTCCTCAAATTAATGATGTTAAGATGCACGAAGCCGCAAGGTGATGGGAGCGCCGCCGATCGGTTCACTGCGAGCTTCTGCCCCTGGTCCTAATAGGGAGAATGGGGACCTCTATTGTTCATTTAACGAGATCCTTGACTGAATTCAGGATGTTCTTGTTCGAGCTGTTGGATGATCTGCTTCCCTTCTTGTATTTTTCCCTCTCCTTTGTCAGCGTCTGCTTTTCCCCTTGCCATCAGGTTCTCCGCCTCCTGCTGCTCGTGTTCTCCTTGTTTCACCTGCGCTTCTCCGGACCTAATGAGGTTGTTGCCCTTATCCCATTCGGTGGCAGTGTTGCGTGCTTGGTCGGCAAACGTCGACTCTTGTCTGCTGGTGGCACACCCGGCAGCGAGGAAAAGAATAAATGCTCCCGCTAAATAGGTGATTCCTTTCATCGTTCTTCCTCCAATCGTTGAAATGAACTCCGGTCTGTTGCTGCACTTTGAAAAGCGTCAGATCGTTCGGAGCTCTCGTCCCTCCCTCCTCATCTTTGAGGCAGGGAGCCGTACCGTTACTGGACTGAAAAGTGATTGAGGAAAATCAGCGCCCTTCCCAGATAGCGTCAAAGGAGTCGGAGAATCCGAAGTCTTCTTCCGAGTCTCGATAATCGCGTCTGGACTCTTTCGTCAGGCGGTGATAGCGTCTGGAACTGCGGTTCTCTTCATCATCTTCGCAGAAGATCTTATCTTCCATCTGAATCTCCTCCTGATAGGTTTTTTTAACGTGAGTGCTTACAGTTGATGGGATTACAATACGCAAAATAGGTGCCGGGTCGAGATTGAGCTTTATCGAATCGGTGTCGCAATAAAACAGCCCTGTTTCCCCCTCACGCTATAAGTCGTCTCTGAGACTTTAAGAAAAACCTTGCACTTTTCGCGCAGAAATGTATCCGCTGTTACATCTCGTTGCTCCGATATCAAGCCGGTTTTTTAGATAAATATATTTAGTGTACTTACTATGTAGATCGCCATTACATTGTAATTACGCGCGATTAACGCTATTTATCGTTTTTTATATTTATAATTGGTTCTGCTGGAGCAGCAATACAGCCGGCTTAATGCAGTCGGCTGACTATTGTGATCTTTATCACAGTGATAAGATGAGGGGGATGTGGAGGAAAGAGAATGGGATATAAAATTTTGGCTGTCGACGACAATAAGGACATGATTGCCATTCTCTCTTTATTACTGAATAAGGAAGGCTATCAGGTGATCACCGCCATGGATGGGCTCGAGGCAATTCAGAGGGCTGAGCAGGAGCAGCCTGCGCTGATTTTGCTGGATGTGATGATTCCTAAAAAAGACGGGTTTGAAGTATGTCGGGCGATTAAAGAGAACGCCAGAACAAAGGAGATCCCGGTCATTTTTATCACCGCCAAGATCGATCTCGCTACGCATCGGCAAGGCTTGGCCTTAGGCGGATGTGAATATCTCACCAAGCCGCTGAATCCAAGAGAGATCTTACAGACGGTGAAGAAGCACCTTCCTTCTGAGCCTCCTCTGTCTTCCGGGGTCCCGGCGATCTCTGTCGTGCAGGGGGTTGCCGCCTTTCTTTCAGCTTGTATTGCGGCGGTGCAGCACTTCTTATTGATATCGCCAAACGACCTGGAGACCTATACCTAGTGAAGGAAAGGGCGAGAGGATCTGAAGCAGATGATCAAGGCCAGCCGGATCCCGCACGCAGTGGGAAAATACATGGTGTGATGGAATAGGTAGGAAAAGAGTCATCCGTCTTGGCAGGCCAGCTGCTCCGCTCGAATTTGATGACTTCGCAGCCGGCCTGCCAATTCTAGAGAAGAGACGTCGATCCTGTAGATTTAATTCTCAGAGAAGTGTTTTAAATCGGAATCAGAGCGATATCCGCTCTGCCGCCGTTGTTGCATAGGCAGGCAGTCTGCTTGCCTACATCTCTCTATGATGGGTATCAGGCTCTTTTTCTACCGGCCTGATTTTTCCTTCCACTGCTCTGGCCGCTGCCCTGGCCATTTCTGCCGGCCATATTTTCTCTGCCTTGTTTCCCTGTGAGCAACCAGTCGGTGCTAACCCGGCCCATCCGAGCAATCCGTACCAGCAGATCG
Proteins encoded in this window:
- a CDS encoding PilZ domain-containing protein — encoded protein: MEERRTHQRIPITSIARLTLQERSEEIRALIRDISTHGIGICYRRKLFRRGDLVSVRLSLLNGYHTLTELIEGEIVWVGPLQRRGDFGIGIRFDEMKRNHPILYRYVETLTEMTSSAVR
- a CDS encoding response regulator translates to MGYKILAVDDNKDMIAILSLLLNKEGYQVITAMDGLEAIQRAEQEQPALILLDVMIPKKDGFEVCRAIKENARTKEIPVIFITAKIDLATHRQGLALGGCEYLTKPLNPREILQTVKKHLPSEPPLSSGVPAISVVQGVAAFLSACIAAVQHFLLISPNDLETYT
- a CDS encoding helix-turn-helix transcriptional regulator; this translates as MKKISPMEVGERIRSVRGKRTQTEFAEAIGVKKQNYISRYERGRIPSPDLLVRIARMGRVSTDWLLTGKQGRENMAGRNGQGSGQSSGRKNQAGRKRA